In Tripterygium wilfordii isolate XIE 37 chromosome 15, ASM1340144v1, whole genome shotgun sequence, one DNA window encodes the following:
- the LOC120016829 gene encoding serine carboxypeptidase-like 42, with amino-acid sequence MGACSFGGLWLILALGCLVSAVVEGFPTEDLVVRLPGQPKVGFRQFAGYVDVDVKAGRSLFYYFVEAEEEPDKKPLTLWLNGGPGCSSVGGGAFTELGPFYPKGDGRGLRRNSMSWNKASNLLFVESPAGVGWSYSNTTSDYNTGDASTARDMRSFLLKWFEKFPEFKSRALFLTGESYAGHYIPQLADVLLDYNAQSSGFKFNIKGVAIGNPLLRLDKDLSSTYEYFWSHGMISDEVGLTIMNECDFDDYVITSPHNLTQTCSDATAEANRIVGDYVDNYDVILDVCYPSIAEQELRLRKAVTKISIGVDVCLTSERHYYFNLPEVQKALHANRTSLPYGWSMCSRVLNYSDPDIAINILPVLKRIVRSHIPVWVFSGDQDSVVPLLGSRSHVRDLAQDLKFKITVPYGAWFHKGQVGGWATEYGSLLTFATVRGASHMVPYAQPSRALHLFSSFVRGRRLPNATRVPIDD; translated from the exons ATGGGTGCGTGTAGTTTTGGTGGGTTGTGGTTGATTTTGGCTTTGGGTTGTTTGGTGAGTGCTGTGGTTGAGGGATTTCCAACTGAGGATCTCGTGGTGAGGCTGCCTGGTCAACCAAAGGTTGGGTTCAGGCAATTTGCTGGgtatgtggatgtggatgtaaAGGCTGGAAGGAGCTTGTTTTACTACTTTGTTGAGGCAGAGGAAGAACCAGACAAGAAGCCTCTCACTCTCTGGCTCAATGGAG GTCCAGGTTGTTCCTCTGTTGGTGGAGGTGCCTTCACTGAATTGGGTCCTTTTTATCCAAAAGGTGACGGTCGAGGCCTTCGGAGAAATTCAATGTCGTGGAataaag CATCAAACCTTCTCTTTGTTGAATCTCCTGCTGGCGTGGGATGGTCGTACTCAAATACAACTTCCGATTATAATACTGGAGATGCCTCAACTG CCAGGGACATGCGCTCGTTCTTGTTGAAATGGTTTGAGAAATTCCCAGAATTCAAATCAAGAGCATTGTTTCTTACAGGAGAAAGCTATGCAG GACACTATATTCCACAGCTTGCTGATGTTCTGCTCGACTATAATGCTCAGTCTTCTGGTTTCAAATTCAATATCAAAGGAGTAGCG ATTGGGAATCCTCTCCTCAGACTCGACAAGGATCTTTCTTCAACATATGAATACTTCTGGTCCCATGGCATGATCTCTGACGAAGTTGGCCTTACTATCATGAATGAATGCGATTTTGATGACTACGTCATTACAAGTCCTCATAATCTAACTCAAACATGCAGCGATGCCACGGCCGAAGCCAATCGTATTGTTGGTGATTACGTAGACAATTATGATGTAATCCTCGATGTTTGCTATCCATCTATTGCAGAGCAAGAGCTGAGATTGCGGAAAGCG GTGACCAAGATAAGCATAGGTGTTGATGTATGTCTGACGTCTGAACGACACTACTATTTCAACCTTCCCGAGGTTCAAAAGGCTCTTCATGCAAATAGGACTAGCTTACCTTACGGCTGGTCTATGTGCAGTAG AGTATTAAACTATAGTGATCCTGATATTGCCATCAACATCCTTCCGGTGCTCAAAAGGATAGTTCGAAGTCACATACCAGTTTGGGTGTTCAG CGGCGATCAAGATTCTGTCGTGCCATTGCTGGGTTCCCGGTCACATGTCCGCGACCTAGCTCAAGATCTAAAATTCAAGATTACCGTACCTTATGGAGCTTGGTTTCACAAGGGCCAG GTCGGAGGTTGGGCGACGGAGTATGGGAGTTTACTGACATTTGCAACGGTAAGAGGGGCCTCTCATATGGTTCCATATGCACAGCCATCAAGAGCTCTGCATTTGTTCAGCTCATTCGTGCGTGGGCGACGATTGCCTAATGCTACCCGTGTTCCGATAgatgattga
- the LOC120016830 gene encoding tobamovirus multiplication protein 2A-like gives MACRGCLECLLKLLNFLLTLVGLAMVGYGIYLFVEFKRASDDAGGVSPVSYDQDLVQLGRPMLMAVSLSANIFDSLPKAWFVYLFIGVGVVLFVISCFGCIGAVTRNGCCLTCYSVLVILLILVEVGCAAFIFFDKSWKEDLPIDKTGDFDMTYHFLRENWKIVKWVALGVVILEALIFFLALMVRAANRPAEYDSDDELIAPRQQIRQPLINRSAAPANGVPVAGTLDQRPSRNDAWSARMREKYGLDTSEFTYNPSEPHRFQQVATQPAEERSRCSIM, from the exons ATGGCTTGTAGAGGGTGCTTGGAGTGCCTTTTGAAGCTCCTGAACTTTTTGCTGACCCTTGTGGGTTTAGCCATGGTTGGTTATGGAATCTACTTATTTGTTGAGTTCAAGAGAGCCAGTGATGATGCTGGTGGAGTTTCGCCCGTGAGCTATGATCAGGATTTGGTGCAGCTTGGTCGACCCATGCTTATGGCTGTGTCTTTGTCAGCTAATATTTTTGACAGCTTGCCTAAAGCCTG GTTCGTATACTTATTCATTGGTGTCGGGGTGGTTCTCTTTGTCATCTCTTGTTTTGGTTGTATTGGAGCTGTAACACGAAATGGATGCTGCTTGACATGT TATTCGGTATTGGTCATATTATTAATATTGGTGGAGGTCGGATGTGcagcttttattttctttgacaaGAGCTGGAAAGAa GATCTTCCAATAGATAAAACTGGAGATTTTGACATGACATATCATTTCCTGAGAGAAAACTGGAAAATTGTGAAGTGGGTTGCTCTTGGTGTTGTAATTTTGGAG gctttgattttcttcttagcCCTTATGGTAAGGGCAGCAAATAGGCCAGCAGAGTACGACAGTGATGATGAACTCATTGCCCCGAGACAACAAATCCGGCAACCCTTGATCAACCGGTCAGCAGCTCCTGCTAATGGTGTACCTGTTGCTGGAACTCTTGACCAGCGTCCAAGCAGAAATGATGCTTGGAGTGCACGGATGAGGGAAAAG TACGGGCTTGATACTTCGGAGTTCACATACAACCCATCAGAGCCGCACAGGTTCCAGCAAGTGGCAACACAGCCAGCAGAGGAAAGGAGCCGTTGCAGCATCATGTGA